Genomic window (Phragmites australis chromosome 5, lpPhrAust1.1, whole genome shotgun sequence):
ATAATTAGGGTTTGTGATGAATTCATGAGTTCCCCTCCTTCTTGATGCTAAGCCCATGGATTCGAGATGCATTCATGAAGAAACGACTAAAATGAACCCCAAAACATGATCACCGACAACAATTAGGGGCAAATCATGAGCAATTAACATTAAACATCATTAATCCAAGACATAAAATATGACAATTAGGGATAAATTGAGGCATGATCATCATTAACTGGGGCTTAGAGTTCATGATTAGGCTAGATTGGCTATGATACCAAATGCTATATCTAAGTAGAGTTAATCAACATTAAAATCATAAGGATCTCGTAGGAACTTCTAGACTAATGATATGGACACCTAATTGGATCACTGACCAGATTGGAGTTGCCCTGATGAGCCGCGAGGACCTCTATCTGCGTGATGCAGACAATAAAGATATCGGTGCAGAATCGTCACCGATCTCCTCGTTGTAGTGGCGTTGGCACAAGGAAGTGACTGACACATACAATTGGCGATGAACTTTGCCTTCAAGCTACTCTGAGCTAATCTTGATTGGTAGATTTTGGGCTAATTTGTCTTAATTCCTCTACCTCATCGTGAGGACGAGGTTGGCCCTTTTTATTGCTCAGGGTGGCCTGGGACCAAACCAATGAGTCAGGATCGTGGTTGACCGATCATAGCCTCTTGGTCAATCGTGGCCTTATTCTTGGGGTGGCGGTTAGCCGAGATCACACCTAACATGGATTTCTTAGTCATCGATAATTGCAGTTTGCTGCTTGTTCCTCCTCTCGCCAATGAGGGTTTGTAATGTTTGTGATGGAGCTTGCTGGCTAGCAAGTTCTTTAACTATAGAGATAATTGTCAAAGATATGTGCTAATTAACTGATATACCTCTTTTGATTCTTCATGAATTACGTACACTTTTGCCTACAAAAtctgtctatatatatatatatatatatatatatatatatatatatatatgactacATGATTAAGGGTGGGAAATTATATTGAAGCGGGACAAGGGGATTTTGAACACAATGATTCATCTGCCAAATCATCTTGTTTAACTCCCAGCGCGCTAAATAAGTATTCAACAATCATCCACTCCCGTGATGGAAAAAACAGTGAATTTACTTCCGCAACTGGAAAAACAACCCTGCAATAGAAAAACAGTAATTTTACTCCCACAACCCCAAAAAAACTATCTCACAAGACTTTAAATAGCGGATATTTCCTTCTCTCCCCTGTAATCCTCCATAAACTGTCAAAGATCTCCATATCCGTATTTATAACTAGTGCCGGTGGGGATGATTTGAGATGATCGTGAATCTCTCCATCTCACGGTGCTCGCTCCCCGACATTCACCGATGAGATGAGATATCGTCCATCGGTGCAAGCATGGTTGTACACACGGAATTTCCATCAACACTTCTGTCCACTGCTCAAGCCTCTCTAGTCTCCACCGTCGACCTAATTGAGGTAATTGGCGACGGCATGGGTTTCAGTCCAAGCGTTGGGTTTCTTTTgtgtatagtttttttttatcttgagtTAATGTGATGTGTTAATGGATTTTTTCTAAAATCTTTTCTAGTACAGAAAGAGATCTATTGAATCATATATTGTGATAATTGTTTCACCTTTGTTTGTTTCAATTTGAGTGGACAAATCATTCGGTTCATGTTCTccccatatttttttatcttcctaTTCTTTACTCAACCAAAAACGATAATTGTTAGAATCGGAAAAAAAGTATCGAGaaaatgatgaaatatttttgtTGAACACGAAAGTCGTCTTTTACTCAACCGAAAAAGATAataatcacaaccgaaaaacgATGAAATAGTTGTCATGAAAAATAATCTAAGATGTAACAGAAAATCGAAGGATGAAAATAGCAACAAAACAAGTGATTTCACaagattaaaataataaaacaagtaATTTCACGCATCACATATATGAAcataacaataaaataataaactTTTCGAGGAAAGCATCATATATATGGTTACTTAtcattttacatatttttttctttcattggtTACTTGGAGATTGTTTCTTTACCACGGATTAGTTTCCTTGTTTAGAGAGGAAATATCGCAAGTTGTTATCCTTTTCCTTGATTACCTGAAGATTATTTCCTGATAACgtgatttattttcttgtttaGAGAGGAAATCTCATAGGCTGTTATTCCTTTCCTTATTAGCTGAAGATTGTTTCATGATTATACAATTTGTTTCTTTGTTTAGAAAGAATATCTTGCAGGCTGTTATTCCTCTGTAATCCATATATGACGCTGTTGTCAAATAAATCAACGTATTATTCGATTTTAGTATGGTTGTTTTCCGGTCacacaacatatatttttcagtTACAACAACATGTATTTTCCCGATCAtgtaaaaatatgtattttagtCACTCCGACATAAGTTTTTCTGTTGTATaatttgtgttttcttgttttATAATATGTGTTTTTCTGTTTTTCCCTGCAACCCGTTTGGTTCGACAAGTTGGATTGGACTAGATGTTAGCACGTGAAATATTATTTAAGACGCAACATGTTTAACAGCAtagccctatatatacacacacgtgtAATGTGTGTGTTCGGTTTTTATGTCAAGTGACAATAGCTAGGATACAAAGAGATATACAAGAATATCGGCATTTTCCTTTGTAGAAAATCCAATAAATGAATGATAGATACTCAATAGCAGTGGAACTCATTTACTAGAATGCCACTTGTTTTTTTTATACTATAGTACCATTTTGTAAGAGTGGTAAGTCAACTAATGGCGAATCCTTAATTTTCACTACAAGATTTGGTTGTTCTACGTGAAAATAGTGTTATTCCAGGCCAGTGCATGATGCACCTATACTTGTGATCAAACGATGGGCATATATATATTATCCTCCCATAACTGGTCACTTAAGTGATAAAAAATACCCTCCTCCTAATTAGTACTATTAAACATATAACCTTTCACATACAACTCATATATAATTTAAAGGCTAAAATCATTTGAATGATTATACATGAGTTGTATGTGAATAGTTACATGTGAAACTATATCTAATATTGATAGTGGAATCTACGGGTCCATAGGTGAAACATCAAAATACTTGACACATGGTATCATATTGATGAGATATATTATCGTTGTATTCGGCTGATAGATCGCTAGATCTCATCTCTACTAAGGATTTGTTTATTTGTAAGTTAATTTCGTACTAAGAAAATTATTGAAACTGAAGTTGCGTTAAACAAGCCTTTAATCAGCCACCCGGCTAGTGAGTGGCCTGTGGTGACATGAACACTTACCCCTTATCCCGATCGAGCTCACCCAATGGCCATGTTGCACGCGTTCGTTCGATGACCCGATCGCGACGTGATGCGACCAACGGCACGAAGCAACGCAACTTGGTACTAGCGagtcaaaaaagaaagaaagaaaaaaaaaacgcaaCTTAGTAAAGCGAGGCGGAGGCGAGCCCCCCTCCCATCCCAGCCGTCCGCTTCTAATATaaggcggccgccgcgccggccAAGCCTGGCGATCGCCGAAGCGACGGAGAAAACGACCCAGTTTTATTCCGTTGCCGTCGCGTGCATCGGAGATCCGGGCGGAGAGATGGCGAAGGGCGGCGGGGAAAGGGCCCTGCTGCTGCCGGTGTCGGCGGATGGGGCGAAGGGCaacggaggaggagggggagggggcgaCGATGCCGCTTTGTTCAAGGGGTCCGCCGTGACCCgacgcggcgccgccgccgcgctctccTACATGTCCTGCTCCGGTACGTAGTACGCCCAATCCGCGCCCTCCGAGGTGGTCTGTTTTGCTCCTCCGGCGCCTGGCGCGCCGTTGCGTGGACTGGCCGCGGTTGCGGGCGGGCTGTTCCTCGTCGCGTGGGAGCGATTTTGGGGACGGGATAGCGTCGTAGCACGGTTTCTGGTCTTGTGATTTGTTGCTAGCTTGTTGCTTCAGATAAGGCGTCGGTTATATTGTTGAATTCAGCTACTTGGTGTTGGGGTGAGTGCCGGATGTTCGACTTGTGTTATGGCAATACGACCGAGCATTCGAAAGAGACCCTTTTGTTAGTTGGGTTGCTACGGGTTATAAGCAAAGTACATACTGCGTACAAGTTGTGAAATTGCATAAGTAGGACCTGGTTGTTTCATACGGATATTTCAGTCTTGCTTGCTGTGGGTGTGGGGGCTGTCCGTCTCAAGAGCTGTGACGAGATTGAGATTGGAACAGCCAAACCTTTTGTTTTGAGAAAGAGGTCGCCATGGCGGATCTGTGGAATACAGTCCTAATGTAAGTGAACTTTGGAGGTAACTAATAGAGATACTGTGTTAAGTTATTTGCCTGTGGAGTGGGTCAAAGCATATTGTTATTGTAAAATGGGAACCTGAGGGAATAGAATTGGAATAGAATTGTGGGAACATAACGCTTCCGTAAAACCCTGTGGGAATATAATTGGAATGGGATAGGCCATTTAATGAAGTTAATAAGACATCTAGGTGGCATCTGTATGAAATAGGAACAGGACCGAGGGCCTGTCAGGAAGAGTGATGACCCCCTGATCTCTGATTCAGTAGTTTGTTTCATGCTGAGGAATTGGATGAAAATGTGTAAACACTCTGTTTGGATGGTGGTACAATTGAATGGGAATAACTATTGAGTAGAACAGATATAATAGTTGGGCTGGCTATGTTAGAATTAATTCATGATGCCATTCCTCTTTTCAGATTCATAACTAAAACTGTGCCGGGATCTACTTTTGCATTCAAGGTCATCCAACCCAAGTACTATGCTGCGGACTAGGACGttatttacttcttcttgctgATAATCCCAGTTGAAGTAGTTGAGCAAAATGCATAATAGTTAGTTTTATTGAAATAATCTACTTCAGCTTACTTTTGACTTACTCCAGTTTCTTTCAAATATTCACATACATTGTATCAAACATGTGGTTGAGCatggaaaatagaaaataattacGACGATGCTGACTATTCAACATTTATTGAATGGCAATAATTGGATAAATTGCTTTCTGTGCTTGTTGTAACTGTATGAACAGATGTTGTTGCCCTACCTTGAATATTTCCAGTGGCACATAAAAACTATAGCAAAGCAAATAATCGGAATCTTGATCATTGTTTCATTTGCTCCCTATCCTAAACATTTACTTTCTTGACATCATTTTTATTAATTTGCAGTGTGCAAAGCAATATTTAGTTATGTTGGCTCTGAATGTTAAACTTTTGCACTCCAAATGGTCCACATACTGTTGGTCTGTTATAGgtttatatgcattttattCATTTTTGTTCCTTTATGATATTCCCACTGTGaaatgttatctattttttagcTCCAGGAGCATGATAACCTAATTTCCATTGAGAAATGCCGTTTcatttttgcttttgtttttcattttcaAAAATCAGATATTGTTGTAATAATTTTGGTGACTTTTCAATTTGCAGTGTTGCTAGTGATGTTTAACAAAGCAGCTCTGTCTTCGTACAAGTTCCCTTGCGCAAATGTCATTACACTCCTTCAGGTATTGGATGTATTCCTGGAAAATCTGTGGTGTGCAACTGCATGCTTGTTATGCTCTTCCAACTGGATATTTCACCGAGAAATTGCTAGTTTACTCACCAGAGCACGTAAAAGTTTATGTCTGCTGCCTGGGGGAAAAAGGCGGGAACCATACCTGTCATGGtctgagattttttttattatccaAAATCCGAAACCCTGGTCTAGTCAACCAACGGTATATTTCCAAAATCAACAAATTCACCTATAATTTTATCTACTTCGAGAATGATCCAATTATTCCTTGAGTTGTGAACAAATTTCACTTCTGATCTTGCTTTGGaaatagtggtccccgaatCTTGCGGTAATAGCTGTTGATGAAACATAGCTTTGTAAAACATTCCTTTGTCTTTAGACGGCTGTTGACTAAACTTCTTTGTTTGTATCTGTATTCTATTGTTTgtgtttttttcctctttttgcTAACACTTCACAAACATGGGCAGATGGTGTGCTCAACGTGCCTTCTTTATGTTCTGAGACGGTTAAAGATAATCTCCTTTACAAATAGTGAACCATCAGTGCCTTCCAATTCGCTATTCTTCGTGCCGTTCAGGATATTGTTACGGACCACACCTCTTTCCTTGGCTTATTTGCTCTACATGGTATGCTAATTTCCTCACATACAATATGAAATTGTATTGTATATAGGCATATGGATTTCTATTTTCATTGAATTCTGAGTGGTGTTTGCCATTCTTGGTAAAAGCTAGCTTCAATGGAATCTGTCCGTGGAGTCAACGTTCCTATGTATACAACTCTACGGCGCACAACAGTAGTATTTACAATGACAATGGAGTATTTCTTATCAAAGCAGAAGCATACCCCACCTATAATCGGCAggtagatatttattttattttatcccaTTATTGTCATTACACACCATGTTCTTGAAATTAACAATATGCGGTTGTTAGCTAATGTAAACCTCTTTAGTTTAGTGCACTCTTGTCCTAGCCAGAGCGACACATTCATATTTCAACACATTATCCTTTTTTTAGAAGCCTTTGATTTATATTTGTTCCATACTTCCATCCAGTAGTAATAGGTATCCATGTGCTCGTCTTACGTTTTCTGTGCCCTTACTGCTGTACCTGCAGTCCTGTACTCTTTTAGCTTGAAATATTGCATTTGTTATGCTGAACGTTTTCAGAACATGGTAGTGTTCTGAATCTGTCATGTTTCACTTTCTGGTTGTTAACCAAGGCTTTATCAGTGTGGCTTTGATCGTATTTGGAGCATTTGTTGCTGGAGCTCGAGACTTATCATTTGATGCTCGTGGGTATGCCATTGTCTTTGTGGCCAACATTACAACAGCTGTTTATCTTGCTACTATAAACCGTATAGGTAAAGCAGTTTCCTTTCCCCGCTTATAATGTCATTCAACCTTACATAGTCTTTCTGATCAgatgttttgttttgttctaGGAAAATCTAGTGGTCTCAATAGCTTTGGCCTGATGTGGTGCAATGGTATTATTTTGATTCCCCTTAACTTCCGATCAAACTTCATAAGCCTTAAAAACTTATATCCTGTCCGTCTGGATTTCAGGACTTGTCTGTGGACCTTCAGTACTGTTCTTGACATACATTCAGGGTGACCTAAAGAGGGCAGTGCAATTTCCCTACCTTTATTCCCCTGGGTTTCAGGTAACGCCACATATTCATGCTTAAGCTAGTTTGTGCATTACCCTCATGTTGTCATCAGTTTTACAAGGCATCTAAAGATAGTATTTGTGGATGCACCTCACAAATTTCAAAAACACTCTATAATATTTGTTAACTTCACTGGTGTCATTGTATCACTGTCAATTTGTGTACCGCTAGCCAGTTAGCCCTTGAGCTCATGCTGTGGCTGGCATGCTAGCTTGCATGGCATCAATCTTTTTGTTTCCACTATCATTAATATCTGACCTACACATGTTCCTGTAACATCTGAGCACTATCTTGGATGTAGTCACACAGTCTGACATTTATTTATCTTGTTTCAATTTTTGTTGATAATCTTTTATAAGACCATAATAGGGGTCGTGTTTCATCCTGTATTAGAGTGACTTCATGATATCGCGTTCAGTTTGGGACATCAAAGTTCTTTCAAGTTCAAGGATACAGCATATGTATTACTATATTATAGCTGCTGTAGATTCTTGAGGTCCTTTTACGTGTTAATATATGGTTTTTCATGCTAGTTTTTCTTCAGAATAGCTAGACAAAAACTAGAAATCTCTCAGTAAATAGTGAGCAGTGTCAAATAATATATCATGCCATGTAGCGCCTATAATGTTTAGCTATGAATGTCACTAATAATGCAATTTCACTTGTAGGCTGTGCTGCTATTTTCATGCATCCTAGCATTTCTACTGAACTACACCATCTTCTGGAACACAATCTTGAATTCTGCACTCACACAATCGATGTGTGGTAATTTGAAGGTACGGCTTCTGTCCGGTTATTCCACTCTACTCAACATGCAAAGCATTCTCTAGAGGTCTTCATATTCACTATTTCTGCAGGATTTCTTCACCGTTGGAATTGGTTGGGTGCTATTCGGTGGGCTTCCTTTTGATCTGGTAAGTTTTGAGTTTATTTCTTCTGTGCCATCAACTCTTTTAATCTCCCCCCTGACTACTGAACCCAAGTTTTTCGTATGGCAGCTTAATGTTATCGGGCAAGGGCTAGGCTTTCTGGGCTCTGGATTGTATGCCTACTGCAAAATTAAAGGAAAGTAGATATTGGTGTCGAATTGGATCGAATGGTAGCAGATATCGATGTCCAATTCGGAGGGGATAGTGGGTTTTAACGAAAGTAGCGTTGTTATATGCTGTTTGCTCCTGCATATGGGAGAGAAGTTTTGTAGGTTTTCTCGTATGTATTTATGAACTAAAGTCGTCGGGAATAGGACAAGAATGAAAAGCCATTATTTGACCAAGGAAATAGAATATACCGAGATTCGAGTATTGCTGTATCATCGTTTTTCCTTTAAACTTAAAAGACAAAATTAGGTGGATACTATCATAAAAGtatctatattaaaaaataacattGGTTGTAAGAATGATATATGGGTCTAGAGTCTTCACACGGATAGTATTTTTTAACTTGTATAATTTTTACGATAGAACCTAGCAAATTGCTCCAAACTTAAATAACCATGCATA
Coding sequences:
- the LOC133919295 gene encoding UDP-N-acetylglucosamine transporter UGNT1-like, whose translation is MAKGGGERALLLPVSADGAKGNGGGGGGGDDAALFKGSAVTRRGAAAALSYMSCSVLLVMFNKAALSSYKFPCANVITLLQMVCSTCLLYVLRRLKIISFTNSEPSVPSNSLFFVPFRILLRTTPLSLAYLLYMLASMESVRGVNVPMYTTLRRTTVVFTMTMEYFLSKQKHTPPIIGSVALIVFGAFVAGARDLSFDARGYAIVFVANITTAVYLATINRIGKSSGLNSFGLMWCNGLVCGPSVLFLTYIQGDLKRAVQFPYLYSPGFQAVLLFSCILAFLLNYTIFWNTILNSALTQSMCGNLKDFFTVGIGWVLFGGLPFDLLNVIGQGLGFLGSGLYAYCKIKGK